Proteins co-encoded in one Bacillus infantis NRRL B-14911 genomic window:
- a CDS encoding carbon-nitrogen hydrolase family protein produces the protein MKLRVSAVQYHLHTIRSFQDFADQCEHYIKTAQEYGSEFVLFPEFFTTQLLSIGSEQGTRLTINELPGFTDQYRELFSRFAIETGMHIIGGTHVVSRNGKLYNVAHLFYPDGRIGEQAKLHITPTEVHEWNMSQGDGLSVFDTDKGRIAVLTCYDIEFPEIVRMAKAKGADVIFCPSCTDDRHGFHRVRYTSHARAIENQVYVVVTGTVGSLPTVDFMRANFGQAAVLTPNDVPFPPKGIMAEGELNNDMIVTADLDLSLLYEVRERGSVTTWRDRRSDLYTDWENTGIEG, from the coding sequence ATGAAATTAAGAGTTTCTGCAGTTCAATACCACCTGCATACTATTCGTTCATTCCAGGACTTTGCTGACCAGTGTGAACATTATATAAAAACAGCACAGGAATATGGATCAGAGTTCGTCCTGTTTCCAGAGTTTTTCACAACGCAGCTTCTGTCAATCGGGAGTGAGCAGGGAACAAGGCTGACCATCAATGAACTCCCAGGGTTTACGGATCAATACAGGGAGCTGTTTTCCCGTTTCGCAATTGAAACAGGGATGCATATCATCGGAGGCACCCATGTTGTCAGCCGAAATGGAAAATTATACAATGTGGCCCACCTGTTCTATCCGGACGGCAGGATAGGGGAGCAGGCAAAGCTCCATATTACACCGACAGAGGTACATGAATGGAATATGTCCCAGGGAGACGGCCTCAGTGTCTTTGATACAGATAAAGGGCGCATTGCGGTCCTCACTTGCTATGATATTGAGTTTCCTGAAATCGTCAGGATGGCGAAAGCGAAAGGGGCGGATGTGATTTTCTGTCCTTCCTGCACAGATGACCGCCATGGCTTCCACCGTGTCCGCTATACCAGCCATGCAAGGGCGATTGAAAACCAGGTATATGTAGTTGTGACTGGCACTGTCGGATCTCTTCCTACAGTTGACTTCATGCGCGCCAACTTCGGGCAGGCCGCAGTGCTGACGCCTAATGATGTTCCGTTTCCGCCTAAGGGTATCATGGCTGAAGGCGAGCTTAATAATGACATGATCGTAACTGCTGACCTTGATTTGAGCCTGCTTTACGAAGTGAGGGAAAGAGGTTCAGTGACAACCTGGCGCGACAGGCGCAGTGACCTGTATACAGACTGGGAAAATACCGGGATAGAAGGCTGA
- a CDS encoding putative bifunctional diguanylate cyclase/phosphodiesterase has translation MVSLNNLQYFYALLGIIFSIINCSLLLRSVRKSSNSKGNTSDHLLRDASIIGITFFLTNLFVVLALNAKVDAVDFFFYFLYFLFSCIGGSFLAIKMGIKKQLGTGLYLLAGFMITSIILLADYSAVFILFHHDLHLNLPLVLMTGLITLGISFSSLRFLLQLSKEPENSSSRRWELIGSLAAGLALSGIPYLTAISAVGIQSGYFNELFLFPYAVEILAMTTLAIVPDLFGEYRNTVNETRLEKSEQHFSSLFDSNPDSVFSINLEGRFISVNKMAEKLTGYTEAELLQMTFIPLIFEKDISRTLDYFLQAKEGIPSEFEVTMQRKDGISAIVRIIAVPIVLQKEVIGVYGIAKDITEIIQSQERIRHLVNHDELTDHYNSRKFIYEADKVIAEGSPVSILSIEIGRIRSIREVFGIKEGDGLLREASSRLKNAFGESALFGRLNGDEFALLIRENLDLEKAAGLIERAFAEPFTVDDHEIFLECSIGAAIFPDHGKEASELLRNAENAKRTVSKNDHAFFALYERKQNQHSLEKIVIENELKKAIESDELMLYYQPKYNILKECLTGFEALVRWKHPQKGILPPGVFIPVAEQSGLIAALELWVLREACFQLKRWHSTELMGLPVSINLSQKSFSNPGLVKSITRCTEQAGIDPSLLEIEITESLAMFNEKETIEKLQFLKKYGMKISLDDFGTGYSSLSYIDKLPIDTIKIDKSFIDRLGDNGNGHSMVSAIISMSSFLKLHLIAEGVETKEQADMLSRMDCHEIQGYYFSPPKPAAEIEREFGGKKARII, from the coding sequence TTGGTCTCGCTTAATAACCTGCAATATTTTTATGCTCTGCTCGGAATTATTTTTTCCATCATTAATTGTTCTCTTTTACTCCGCTCAGTCAGGAAATCCTCGAATTCGAAGGGCAATACATCAGATCATCTTCTGAGAGATGCCTCAATCATTGGCATTACCTTTTTCCTGACAAACTTGTTTGTTGTTCTTGCTTTGAATGCCAAAGTCGATGCAGTCGATTTCTTTTTTTATTTTCTATATTTCCTTTTCAGCTGTATCGGAGGCAGTTTCCTGGCCATTAAGATGGGCATCAAGAAACAGCTGGGAACGGGTTTGTATCTGCTTGCCGGCTTTATGATTACCAGTATCATACTGCTCGCTGATTATTCTGCCGTTTTTATTCTGTTTCACCATGATTTACATTTGAATCTGCCGCTCGTTTTAATGACCGGCCTAATCACTCTAGGGATATCCTTTTCATCCCTCCGCTTCCTCCTGCAGCTGAGCAAGGAGCCTGAAAACAGCAGTAGCAGGCGGTGGGAGCTGATCGGAAGCCTGGCAGCTGGCCTGGCACTGTCCGGCATCCCGTATCTGACTGCCATTTCGGCTGTTGGCATCCAGAGCGGTTATTTTAATGAGCTGTTCTTATTCCCATATGCAGTGGAGATCCTGGCAATGACTACGCTCGCCATCGTACCGGACCTGTTCGGCGAATACAGGAATACCGTCAACGAAACGAGGCTTGAGAAAAGCGAGCAGCATTTCAGCTCGCTGTTTGATTCCAATCCCGATTCAGTATTCTCCATCAATCTGGAGGGCCGCTTTATTTCGGTTAATAAAATGGCGGAAAAACTGACCGGCTATACAGAAGCGGAGCTGCTTCAAATGACTTTCATTCCATTGATCTTTGAAAAGGATATCTCCAGGACGCTGGATTACTTTTTGCAAGCGAAGGAGGGAATCCCTTCTGAGTTTGAGGTCACTATGCAGCGGAAAGATGGAATCTCCGCTATTGTAAGGATTATTGCTGTTCCTATCGTTCTGCAAAAAGAAGTCATTGGCGTATATGGAATTGCTAAGGATATAACGGAAATCATTCAAAGCCAGGAAAGGATCCGGCATCTAGTCAATCATGATGAATTGACGGACCACTATAATTCCAGAAAGTTCATTTATGAAGCAGACAAGGTCATTGCAGAAGGGAGTCCTGTCTCAATCCTCAGCATTGAAATCGGCCGCATCAGGAGTATCAGGGAGGTTTTTGGGATAAAGGAGGGCGACGGGCTCCTAAGAGAGGCATCTTCAAGGCTGAAGAATGCCTTTGGCGAGAGCGCCCTGTTCGGCAGGCTGAATGGCGATGAGTTCGCTCTCCTGATCAGGGAAAATCTGGACCTCGAGAAAGCAGCAGGGCTAATTGAAAGAGCCTTTGCCGAACCCTTCACGGTGGATGATCATGAAATCTTCCTTGAGTGTTCGATTGGCGCTGCCATTTTTCCGGATCATGGCAAAGAAGCGTCCGAATTGCTGCGGAATGCCGAAAACGCCAAGAGGACGGTAAGCAAAAATGATCATGCTTTTTTTGCGCTCTATGAAAGAAAACAGAACCAGCACAGCCTGGAAAAGATCGTTATTGAGAATGAACTGAAAAAAGCCATTGAAAGTGACGAGCTGATGCTTTACTACCAGCCGAAATATAATATTTTAAAAGAATGCCTAACCGGGTTTGAAGCGCTTGTAAGGTGGAAGCATCCACAAAAGGGCATTCTCCCTCCGGGTGTTTTCATACCGGTTGCCGAACAGTCAGGACTGATTGCCGCGCTTGAGCTTTGGGTGCTGAGAGAAGCATGCTTTCAGCTGAAGCGATGGCACAGCACAGAACTCATGGGGCTCCCGGTTTCAATTAATCTATCACAAAAATCTTTTTCGAATCCCGGATTGGTTAAAAGCATTACCCGCTGCACTGAACAGGCAGGCATCGACCCTTCCCTTCTCGAAATCGAGATCACTGAGAGTCTTGCCATGTTCAACGAGAAGGAAACAATAGAAAAGCTTCAGTTCCTGAAAAAATACGGAATGAAAATCAGCCTCGATGATTTTGGGACCGGCTACAGCTCTTTAAGCTATATTGATAAACTTCCCATCGATACCATTAAAATCGATAAGTCTTTCATAGACAGGCTTGGCGATAATGGAAACGGGCATTCGATGGTGTCTGCCATCATTTCCATGTCTTCCTTTTTAAAGCTGCATCTTATTGCTGAGGGTGTAGAAACGAAAGAGCAGGCCGATATGCTGTCCAGGATGGATTGCCATGAAATCCAGGGCTATTATTTCAGCCCGCCGAAGCCTGCCGCAGAAATCGAAAGAGAGTTTGGAGGAAAGAAAGCGCGGATAATATAG
- a CDS encoding ABC transporter ATP-binding protein, with protein sequence MLKRFFSYYIPHKKLFTLDFSSAVIVALLELAFPLAVQWFIDKLLPSGNWSMIVSVSAGLLALYIASTFLQYIVNYWGHKLGINIETDMRHQLFTHVQRQSFRFFDNTKTGHIMSRITNDLFDIGELAHHGPEDLFIAIMTFVGAFWIMLTINVKLALVTILIVPFLVWLITFCNIRMNKAWKQMYSDIADVNARVEDSVSGVRVVQSFTNEDFEISRFSVNNRKFRKAKLAAYKIMSYSSSGIYMMTRMMVLIVLVLGAWLSYQNQLSYGELVGFVLYVNVLFKPIDKISALMELYPKGMAGFKRFMELLDTEPEIKDAPDAIEVASLKGNIALDNVSFSYDDSKQVLKDIDLTIRAGETVAFVGPSGAGKTTICSLIPRFYDVNGGSITIDGMDIRDMTQSSLRKQIGIVQQDVFLFTGTLKENIAYGMLDASEEQIRSAAKRAHLEGFIHSLPDGYETQIGERGLKLSGGQKQRIAIARMFLKNPPILILDEATSALDTETEMIIQKALSELAQNRTTLVIAHRLATIRNADRIVVVTEDGIAEQGGHDELLAKGGIFAGLHQVQYQQ encoded by the coding sequence ATGCTAAAACGCTTTTTTTCATATTATATACCTCATAAAAAACTATTTACGCTCGATTTCAGTTCGGCCGTCATAGTCGCCCTTCTGGAGCTTGCCTTCCCCCTTGCTGTACAATGGTTTATCGATAAGCTCCTGCCAAGCGGCAACTGGTCGATGATAGTTTCAGTCAGTGCAGGTCTGCTGGCTTTATATATAGCGAGCACTTTCCTGCAGTATATCGTCAATTACTGGGGCCATAAGCTGGGCATCAACATTGAAACAGATATGCGCCATCAGCTGTTCACACATGTCCAAAGGCAGTCTTTCCGATTTTTTGACAACACCAAAACAGGGCATATTATGAGCCGGATAACGAATGACCTTTTCGATATCGGCGAGCTTGCCCATCATGGGCCGGAGGATCTGTTCATTGCCATCATGACCTTTGTCGGGGCCTTCTGGATCATGCTGACCATCAATGTGAAGCTTGCTCTCGTAACGATCCTGATCGTGCCATTCCTCGTATGGCTGATCACTTTCTGCAATATCAGGATGAACAAAGCCTGGAAGCAGATGTACAGCGACATAGCTGATGTCAATGCCAGGGTAGAGGACAGTGTCTCCGGAGTCCGCGTTGTCCAGTCATTCACCAACGAAGACTTTGAAATCTCCCGCTTCTCTGTCAATAACCGGAAATTCCGTAAAGCAAAGCTTGCCGCATATAAAATCATGTCCTACAGCTCATCAGGCATTTATATGATGACAAGGATGATGGTGCTTATCGTCCTTGTTCTCGGGGCATGGCTTAGCTACCAAAACCAGCTGTCCTATGGCGAGCTCGTCGGATTCGTTCTGTATGTGAATGTCCTTTTCAAGCCGATTGATAAAATCAGTGCCCTGATGGAGCTTTATCCGAAAGGGATGGCAGGATTCAAGCGGTTCATGGAACTCCTGGATACAGAACCGGAAATAAAGGATGCTCCCGACGCTATTGAAGTGGCTTCCCTTAAGGGGAATATCGCTTTGGACAATGTTTCGTTCAGCTATGATGACAGCAAACAGGTGCTGAAAGACATCGACCTTACCATTAGGGCAGGGGAAACGGTGGCTTTTGTCGGGCCTTCAGGGGCGGGGAAAACAACCATTTGCTCGCTGATCCCGAGATTTTATGATGTGAATGGAGGAAGCATCACCATTGACGGCATGGATATCCGGGATATGACCCAATCATCCTTGCGGAAGCAGATCGGGATCGTCCAGCAGGATGTATTTCTCTTCACCGGAACTTTAAAGGAGAATATCGCTTATGGCATGCTGGATGCATCTGAGGAGCAGATCCGGTCAGCCGCCAAGCGTGCCCATCTGGAAGGATTTATCCATTCCCTGCCTGACGGGTATGAAACTCAGATCGGCGAACGGGGACTCAAATTATCCGGCGGGCAAAAGCAAAGGATTGCGATAGCAAGGATGTTCCTGAAGAATCCGCCAATCCTGATTTTGGACGAAGCCACATCGGCCCTTGATACTGAAACGGAAATGATCATTCAGAAGGCCCTTTCAGAGCTTGCACAAAATCGGACGACGCTCGTAATCGCACACCGTTTGGCAACCATCCGCAATGCAGACCGGATCGTTGTTGTGACAGAAGACGGGATTGCGGAGCAGGGAGGGCACGATGAACTGCTCGCGAAAGGCGGCATTTTCGCCGGCCTTCATCAGGTTCAGTACCAGCAGTAA
- a CDS encoding gluzincin family metallopeptidase codes for MGQHMEEIEGIYSEVHDAQTQYGRLLWTQYTAGYDFGLKDQYQKITSLLKNEKSYELVREALETEQDPLNKRKLQLVDNLFKPYHLSQSLNELDEEIQGKVSDLSKLLNQFRYTFQGKEVSSVELGQVMSRDEDKNRRREAFFAKNQINQPMIDAGFLDLISLRKTYAKEYGSANYIAHQLEMNELDEDIFSNWLPELHQSLPAMEKARAGFAEQFLHEDRILPWDEQYIDAKIAPLLNQEVDMSDYFGNINKLFSLFGFDISSYNITYDIFPRKNKSEWGYNFPIETAKDSRILANVKNKFHEYGVLLHETGHAVHSFLLDPEELILNTGVSGIISEGIANLFQGFLYSPQFSGSFFSGSDGAAEQFSRLKEYRKTNSLRAISRIFFDHSFYLNEASSLDDVYQLYWKNHREVLQEEPFGDEPPWAFTIHYTTHPIYLHNYFMGDVTCEMLKGVFEKKHGNGLLADPEAFGSFLLNEVIRPSGSLKFGELFKRISGEEFSLKFMRS; via the coding sequence TTGGGACAGCATATGGAAGAGATTGAAGGAATATACAGTGAAGTGCATGATGCACAGACGCAGTACGGGCGTCTCCTTTGGACACAATATACAGCCGGATACGATTTCGGCCTAAAAGACCAGTACCAGAAAATAACCAGCCTTCTGAAGAATGAGAAAAGCTATGAATTGGTGAGGGAAGCACTGGAAACAGAGCAGGACCCACTGAACAAAAGAAAACTGCAGCTGGTTGACAATCTATTCAAACCTTACCATTTGTCACAGTCGCTGAATGAACTGGATGAGGAAATCCAGGGGAAAGTCAGTGACCTGTCCAAGTTGTTGAACCAGTTTCGATACACCTTTCAGGGCAAGGAGGTTTCCTCTGTTGAACTTGGCCAGGTAATGAGCCGGGATGAGGATAAGAACAGGAGAAGGGAGGCTTTCTTTGCCAAAAATCAGATCAACCAGCCCATGATTGATGCAGGATTCCTCGATCTTATCAGCCTGAGGAAAACGTATGCCAAAGAATATGGATCAGCCAATTACATAGCGCATCAGCTTGAGATGAATGAATTGGACGAAGACATCTTCAGCAATTGGCTCCCTGAGCTCCATCAGTCCCTGCCTGCCATGGAGAAGGCGAGGGCCGGATTTGCAGAGCAGTTCCTCCATGAAGACAGGATCCTGCCCTGGGATGAGCAGTATATCGATGCAAAGATTGCCCCTCTGCTGAATCAGGAAGTGGATATGTCCGATTATTTCGGGAATATCAATAAATTATTTTCTCTATTCGGGTTTGATATTAGCAGCTATAATATTACGTATGACATTTTTCCGAGAAAAAACAAATCGGAATGGGGCTATAACTTCCCGATTGAAACGGCAAAGGATTCACGGATACTGGCTAATGTGAAAAATAAATTTCATGAGTATGGTGTGCTTCTCCATGAAACAGGCCATGCCGTCCATTCCTTTCTGCTGGATCCGGAGGAATTGATATTGAATACAGGTGTGAGCGGGATCATCAGTGAAGGGATTGCCAACTTATTTCAGGGATTTCTTTACAGCCCGCAGTTTTCCGGGAGTTTTTTCAGCGGGTCTGATGGCGCGGCAGAGCAATTTTCCAGGCTGAAGGAATACCGCAAGACAAACTCGCTGCGAGCCATCAGCCGGATCTTTTTTGATCACAGCTTTTATCTCAATGAAGCCTCTTCACTGGATGACGTGTATCAGCTTTACTGGAAGAACCACAGGGAAGTGCTGCAGGAGGAGCCATTTGGTGATGAGCCGCCATGGGCTTTCACGATTCATTACACTACCCATCCGATTTATCTTCACAATTATTTCATGGGCGATGTGACTTGTGAAATGCTTAAGGGGGTTTTTGAAAAGAAGCATGGAAATGGCCTGCTCGCAGACCCTGAAGCTTTCGGCAGCTTCCTTCTGAATGAAGTCATCAGGCCCTCAGGCAGTCTGAAGTTCGGGGAACTGTTCAAAAGGATAAGCGGGGAAGAATTTTCTTTGAAATTCATGAGATCATAA
- a CDS encoding nuclear transport factor 2 family protein, with the protein MAIVEQLAERQLEAYNRQNLEEFLEVYSEDVEIRSFPSQELLYAGKEEMRKVYKRLFESNPRQKAVLLSRIIKGSICIDHESVKGRASGEETEAVAMYEAEAGRIKKVWFVL; encoded by the coding sequence ATGGCTATAGTGGAGCAATTAGCAGAAAGGCAGCTTGAAGCCTATAATCGCCAGAATCTTGAAGAATTCCTTGAAGTGTATAGTGAAGATGTTGAAATCCGCAGCTTTCCTTCACAGGAACTGCTTTATGCAGGAAAAGAGGAAATGCGCAAAGTGTATAAGAGATTATTTGAAAGCAATCCCCGCCAGAAGGCAGTCCTTTTATCCAGAATAATAAAAGGCAGCATCTGCATCGACCATGAGAGCGTGAAGGGAAGGGCAAGCGGAGAAGAAACAGAAGCAGTTGCCATGTACGAGGCGGAAGCTGGCAGGATCAAAAAGGTATGGTTTGTTTTATGA
- a CDS encoding STAS domain-containing protein gives MTKEYIRMLEEKVKEYEEVISLMSAPIIPSIIPSTILVPITGLLVAERFEKIREKIMQYIQKNEVETAIIDFTDITIDRIEQMSLSELGIEIDQLTKSVRLMGVEPYFVGLSPVLIREVVLTGINLQAETFSDFQAALKYLMKKKGLSFSASDN, from the coding sequence ATGACGAAAGAATACATAAGAATGCTTGAAGAAAAGGTAAAGGAATATGAAGAAGTAATATCGCTGATGTCTGCACCGATCATTCCATCCATTATTCCCAGTACAATCCTTGTTCCGATAACAGGTTTGCTGGTTGCTGAAAGGTTTGAGAAAATCCGGGAGAAGATCATGCAGTATATCCAGAAAAATGAAGTGGAAACGGCTATTATCGATTTTACGGATATTACAATCGACCGGATCGAGCAGATGAGCCTGTCAGAGCTGGGCATTGAAATCGATCAGCTGACAAAGTCGGTGCGCCTCATGGGGGTTGAACCTTACTTTGTCGGACTTTCCCCGGTTCTTATCCGTGAGGTTGTTCTGACTGGCATCAATCTTCAGGCAGAAACTTTTTCTGATTTCCAGGCAGCTCTGAAATATCTGATGAAAAAAAAGGGACTTTCCTTCTCAGCATCTGATAACTGA
- a CDS encoding SOS response-associated peptidase, translating to MCGRFTLTEGIHELQSQLNFSFEGEISPRYNIAPSQNILAVAAGKGGRQAAELRWGLIPFWAKDPKIGYKMINARSEGIESKPSFRDAFKQRRCLILADGFYEWKKTADGKQPYRFILKEGRPFAFAGLWERWEGPDAPVFSCTIITTEPNSVTEEVHDRMPVILKSSDYDTWLNPREKDLGKLKELLVPYPAEEMESYPVSTLVNSPKNELAELISPLNSQ from the coding sequence TTGTGCGGCAGGTTTACTTTAACAGAAGGAATACATGAGCTTCAGTCACAATTAAATTTTTCCTTCGAAGGGGAAATATCACCAAGATACAATATTGCTCCAAGCCAAAATATCCTGGCAGTAGCTGCTGGAAAAGGCGGAAGGCAAGCTGCTGAATTGCGATGGGGGCTTATACCATTCTGGGCGAAAGATCCGAAAATCGGCTATAAAATGATCAATGCCCGTTCAGAAGGGATTGAAAGCAAACCAAGCTTCAGGGATGCATTCAAACAAAGACGCTGCCTGATTCTGGCTGATGGATTTTACGAATGGAAGAAAACGGCGGATGGGAAGCAGCCTTACCGTTTCATTTTGAAGGAGGGCAGGCCTTTTGCCTTTGCCGGGCTGTGGGAAAGATGGGAAGGGCCGGATGCACCTGTTTTCTCCTGCACGATCATTACAACCGAACCAAACAGCGTAACAGAAGAAGTTCATGACCGGATGCCTGTCATCCTGAAAAGCAGTGATTATGATACATGGCTGAATCCCAGAGAAAAAGACCTTGGGAAACTCAAAGAGCTTCTTGTACCTTATCCTGCGGAGGAAATGGAATCTTATCCGGTATCAACGCTTGTGAATTCACCCAAGAATGAGCTGGCTGAGCTGATATCGCCGCTCAACAGCCAATAA